The following proteins come from a genomic window of Candidatus Binataceae bacterium:
- the egtD gene encoding L-histidine N(alpha)-methyltransferase — protein MITRTPFEIHDLAPATADFREDVLRGLAAPDKALSCKYFYDQVGSQLFERICTLPEYYPARSELAILRRHSPEMAHLLGPDCLLLEYGSGSSTKTRLLLDHLTRPAGYVPIDISREHLRAAAYALARDYPGLEIRPVCADFTAPLTVPSSTHAARRRVIYFPGSTIGNFMPAAAQTLLEQTADLCGRGGGLLLGADLKKDPRLLHAAYNDRQGVTAAFNLNLLVRINRELGANFQTDQFWHYAFYNPRAGRVEMYLLSRVAQRVTMAEQEIFFTEGEAICTEYSHKYSLDELRMLAQQAGFAVDRVWTDELNYFGVLYLRRPD, from the coding sequence ATGATTACCCGCACCCCTTTCGAGATTCACGACCTGGCGCCGGCGACCGCCGATTTCCGCGAGGATGTTCTGCGCGGCCTGGCGGCGCCCGATAAGGCCTTATCCTGCAAATATTTCTATGACCAGGTTGGCTCGCAGCTCTTCGAACGAATTTGCACGCTGCCCGAATATTATCCGGCCCGCAGCGAATTGGCGATCCTGCGCCGCCACAGTCCGGAAATGGCGCACTTGCTGGGCCCAGATTGCCTATTGCTGGAATACGGCAGTGGCAGCAGCACCAAAACCCGCCTGCTCCTGGACCATCTCACTCGACCCGCCGGTTATGTTCCGATCGATATCTCGCGGGAACACCTGCGAGCCGCCGCTTACGCCCTCGCGCGTGACTACCCTGGGCTGGAAATTCGCCCGGTCTGCGCCGACTTTACCGCGCCGCTGACTGTGCCCAGCTCTACCCATGCCGCGCGCCGGCGTGTGATCTACTTTCCCGGCTCGACGATCGGCAACTTCATGCCAGCCGCGGCCCAGACGCTGCTCGAACAGACCGCGGACCTGTGCGGACGCGGCGGCGGCCTGCTGCTAGGCGCCGACCTCAAAAAGGATCCGCGCCTGTTGCACGCTGCCTATAACGATCGCCAGGGCGTAACCGCTGCCTTCAATCTCAACCTGCTGGTGCGCATCAACCGCGAATTGGGCGCCAATTTCCAAACCGACCAGTTTTGGCATTATGCGTTTTACAACCCACGCGCCGGGCGCGTCGAGATGTACCTGCTCAGCCGAGTCGCCCAACGAGTCACGATGGCCGAACAGGAGATTTTTTTCACCGAGGGAGAGGCTATTTGCACCGAGTATTCGCATAAATACAGTCTGGACGAGCTGCGCATGCTAGCCCAGCAGGCAGGCTTTGCCGTCGATCGGGTTTGGACCGACGAACTCAACTACTTCGGCGTGCTCTACCTGCGACGCCCCGACTGA
- the egtB gene encoding ergothioneine biosynthesis protein EgtB codes for MEAVSLSSSRALPTQSQHGDWQLPGKALYARYLAVRQLTAALCEPLVAEDYVIQSMPEASPVKWHLAHTSWFFETFVLAPFLHDYRPFHPYYQFLFNSYYEAVGPRWARPRRGLLSRPTVDEVNHYRSWVDQQIAALLDRADEELLQRIEATLVLGLHHEQQHQELILTDLKHAWSANPLCPVYRAPTLSSPAPAEPARWLYYPSRLAWVGHRGQGFAFDNESPRHRVFLEDFELSSRLVTVGDYLAFMHDDGYHRPQLWLSDGWAARQAHGWEAPLYWSRQDNRPSDCHDNHIDNQWMVFTLGGRLPLTLEEPVCHLSYYEADAYARWAGARLPSEMEWECATESIELAGNFLESAHFHPSAAAALEDHGPLQQLHGEVWQWTASPYVPYPGYRQLAGALGEYNGKFMCNQMVLRGSSCVTARSHARHTYRNFFPAEARWQFSGLRLARDCA; via the coding sequence ATGGAAGCCGTCAGCCTATCTTCCTCCAGAGCTTTACCCACGCAATCTCAACACGGCGACTGGCAGCTCCCGGGAAAAGCCCTTTATGCGCGCTACCTGGCGGTGAGACAATTGACCGCCGCCCTGTGCGAGCCGCTGGTGGCGGAAGACTACGTAATTCAATCAATGCCCGAGGCCAGTCCAGTCAAATGGCATCTGGCGCATACAAGCTGGTTTTTCGAGACATTTGTCCTTGCTCCCTTCTTGCACGATTACCGCCCCTTTCATCCCTACTACCAATTCCTGTTCAATTCCTACTACGAAGCGGTTGGTCCGCGCTGGGCTCGCCCTAGGCGCGGTCTGTTGTCACGCCCCACCGTTGACGAAGTCAACCACTATCGAAGCTGGGTGGACCAACAGATAGCGGCCCTGCTGGACCGCGCGGACGAAGAATTGTTGCAGCGCATCGAAGCCACCCTTGTCCTCGGTCTGCATCACGAGCAACAGCATCAGGAGCTGATTCTGACCGACCTGAAACACGCCTGGAGCGCCAATCCCCTATGTCCGGTCTATCGTGCTCCTACGCTATCTTCCCCAGCGCCGGCCGAGCCGGCGCGCTGGCTGTACTATCCCTCTCGTTTAGCCTGGGTTGGCCATCGCGGCCAAGGGTTTGCCTTCGACAATGAATCACCCCGTCATCGCGTCTTTCTGGAGGATTTCGAACTCTCCAGTCGCTTGGTTACTGTTGGCGATTATCTCGCCTTCATGCATGACGATGGTTATCATCGGCCCCAACTGTGGTTATCCGACGGCTGGGCGGCACGCCAGGCACACGGGTGGGAGGCGCCACTTTACTGGAGCCGCCAAGACAACCGCCCAAGTGACTGCCACGATAATCACATAGACAACCAATGGATGGTCTTCACCTTGGGCGGGCGGTTACCCCTCACACTGGAGGAACCGGTTTGTCATCTCAGCTATTACGAAGCCGACGCTTACGCGCGCTGGGCGGGAGCGCGGCTGCCCAGCGAGATGGAATGGGAATGCGCGACTGAGTCAATTGAACTTGCCGGAAATTTTTTGGAGAGCGCGCACTTTCATCCCAGCGCCGCCGCCGCGCTGGAAGATCACGGGCCGCTCCAACAGCTTCACGGCGAAGTCTGGCAGTGGACCGCCAGTCCTTATGTCCCCTATCCGGGCTATCGCCAATTGGCCGGAGCACTGGGTGAATACAACGGCAAGTTCATGTGCAACCAGATGGTCTTGAGAGGCTCTTCGTGTGTCACAGCGCGCAGCCATGCGCGCCACACCTATCGCAACTTTTTTCCCGCCGAAGCACGCTGGCAGTTCAGCGGTCTGCGTCTGGCTCGCGACTGCGCATGA